One region of Sphingomonas abietis genomic DNA includes:
- a CDS encoding site-specific integrase, protein MARLTKRVVEAASASGKDAFLWDDEISGFGVRVFTSGKRSYLIQYRVGERTRRKTIGSHGVWTAETARTEAKILLGKVAHGEDPVDDELRASLTVADICDRYLTEGLATAKEGSIKQAKANIENHIKPLLGKTLVTRLTRSEVQAMMRDIAAGKTAKVEKLGPRSVSRVRGGKGTANRAVNTLSAALTLAVDDGLRPENPAMKVKKYPGKKLERFLSPEELVRLGGVLTAAEAIGVENPYAIAAVRLLILTGCRKNEILKLKREWIDTYHRCLRLPDSKTGAKVVHLGEPALRLVASLAQVEGNPHLLPGRGEGTHVTNLDKVWRRLSKSAELENVRIHDLRHSFASMGANNGDSLPVIGALLGHRSTKTTQRYAHLADYPVRSAADRIATRIADYLDILPDIDADAAEPAEVGILSIAPTADELESGPDPVLGKAIRTKWLDARAAAAFLGNTVGTLQTYRWMGTGPEFTKIGRRVVYSRDSLILWRDAGSVETTKVPDLRRQFFADH, encoded by the coding sequence ATGGCAAGGCTCACCAAGCGCGTCGTCGAGGCCGCATCTGCTTCCGGAAAAGACGCTTTCCTGTGGGACGACGAAATTTCGGGCTTCGGCGTTCGCGTTTTCACGTCGGGAAAGCGCAGCTACCTCATCCAATACCGAGTTGGTGAGCGGACCCGTCGCAAGACGATCGGATCGCATGGCGTTTGGACCGCCGAAACCGCAAGGACGGAAGCCAAAATCCTGCTTGGCAAGGTCGCCCATGGCGAAGACCCGGTCGACGACGAGCTACGCGCGTCGCTGACGGTAGCGGACATCTGCGATCGGTATCTGACCGAAGGGCTTGCGACGGCAAAGGAAGGCTCGATCAAGCAGGCCAAAGCTAACATCGAGAATCACATTAAGCCTCTGCTCGGGAAAACGTTAGTCACGCGCCTAACCCGATCGGAGGTCCAGGCCATGATGCGCGACATCGCCGCAGGCAAGACGGCGAAGGTCGAGAAGCTGGGTCCGCGCTCGGTATCGCGTGTGCGCGGCGGCAAGGGCACCGCCAACCGCGCCGTCAACACTTTGTCCGCCGCGCTGACGCTTGCGGTCGATGATGGGCTGCGTCCGGAGAATCCGGCGATGAAGGTGAAAAAATATCCTGGCAAGAAGCTGGAGCGCTTCCTGTCCCCCGAGGAGTTGGTCAGGCTCGGCGGGGTGCTGACGGCTGCCGAGGCGATCGGCGTTGAGAACCCCTATGCGATTGCCGCAGTGCGGCTGCTGATCCTGACAGGATGCCGCAAGAACGAGATCCTTAAGCTCAAGCGCGAGTGGATCGACACCTATCATAGGTGCCTGCGACTCCCAGACAGCAAGACGGGAGCTAAGGTCGTGCATCTCGGCGAACCCGCCCTCCGACTCGTCGCTTCTCTCGCTCAGGTCGAGGGAAACCCTCACCTGTTGCCGGGACGTGGCGAGGGAACGCACGTCACCAATCTCGACAAAGTCTGGCGCCGACTCAGCAAAAGCGCGGAGCTGGAGAATGTTCGCATTCATGATCTGCGCCACAGCTTCGCGTCGATGGGCGCCAACAACGGCGACAGCCTTCCGGTGATTGGGGCTTTGCTCGGGCACCGCTCTACCAAGACCACCCAACGCTACGCGCACCTCGCCGATTACCCTGTTCGCTCCGCTGCCGATCGTATCGCGACGCGGATCGCGGACTATCTCGATATCTTGCCGGATATCGATGCGGACGCGGCCGAGCCGGCAGAGGTTGGCATCCTCAGCATCGCTCCGACCGCCGACGAACTCGAATCTGGACCCGATCCCGTTCTCGGCAAGGCAATCCGCACCAAATGGCTGGACGCGCGCGCGGCGGCTGCCTTCCTAGGCAACACCGTCGGCACGCTGCAAACCTATCGCTGGATGGGAACCGGGCCCGAATTCACCAAGATCGGAAGGCGCGTGGTGTATTCGCGGGATTCACTGATCTTGTGGCGCGATGCTGGTTCAGTGGAAACAACGAAAGTACCAGACCTCAGAAGGCAATTTTTCGCAGACCACTGA
- the ggt gene encoding gamma-glutamyltransferase, whose amino-acid sequence MLRSSALLVALLAGTMASAQVDAPTIVGNGTDADHRNAVAQLANAKPAMAPRAMVVSEQHLASQVGADILKAGGNAVDAAVAVGYALAVVNPCCGNIGGGGFMTIHLADGRNLFLDFREKAPLKATATIFQDANGNVVPGLSTASWKAIGTPGTVMGLNEALAKYGTMPLKTVLAPAIALARNGFVLGPGDVKTLQGRSADFAKEPNVAKTFLKDGHPYQAGERLIQPDLARTLQAIAKGGSAAFYHGAPAKAVAAASAANGGLLSRADFAAYTAQWDKPVICDYRGYEVVAPPPPSSGGATVCEILETIEAYPLAQWGYGSPDATHVIVEAERHAFADRNAALGDPAFVHNPVDTLISPSHVAAIRAAIQPDRATPSTEVKGSAADPEGMHTTHFSVVDAQGNAVAVTYTLNFFFGVGHIAGDTGFFLNDEMDDFTSKPGVPNDFGLVQGSANAVAGGKRPLSSMSPTILLKDGKPFLVTGSPGGSTIITTVVQSIVNVVDFGMNVQQAVDAPRFHHQWLPDLITVEPGYLSPESQARLEQMGYHFRTGATWGADEAILVTDPHRPLQGASDRRRSEGAAKGL is encoded by the coding sequence ATGTTGCGTAGTTCAGCCCTGCTCGTCGCCTTGCTCGCCGGAACCATGGCCAGCGCGCAGGTCGATGCCCCCACCATCGTCGGGAACGGCACCGATGCCGATCATCGCAATGCCGTGGCGCAACTGGCGAACGCCAAGCCTGCCATGGCGCCTCGCGCCATGGTCGTGTCCGAACAGCATCTCGCCAGTCAGGTCGGCGCCGACATTCTGAAGGCGGGCGGCAATGCCGTCGACGCCGCGGTGGCGGTCGGTTATGCCCTGGCGGTGGTGAACCCCTGCTGCGGCAATATCGGTGGCGGCGGATTCATGACGATCCACCTCGCGGATGGGCGCAATCTTTTCCTCGATTTCCGCGAGAAGGCGCCGCTCAAGGCCACGGCGACGATCTTCCAGGATGCGAACGGCAATGTCGTTCCTGGCCTGAGCACCGCCTCCTGGAAGGCGATCGGCACCCCCGGCACCGTCATGGGGCTGAACGAGGCACTGGCCAAATATGGCACGATGCCGCTCAAGACCGTGCTCGCGCCCGCCATCGCGCTGGCCCGAAATGGCTTCGTGCTGGGGCCGGGCGACGTGAAGACGCTCCAGGGCCGCAGCGCGGACTTCGCCAAGGAGCCCAATGTCGCCAAGACCTTCCTGAAGGACGGGCACCCCTACCAGGCCGGCGAGCGGCTGATCCAGCCCGATCTCGCGCGGACGCTGCAGGCGATCGCGAAGGGGGGCAGCGCGGCTTTCTATCATGGCGCACCGGCAAAGGCGGTCGCCGCGGCCAGTGCCGCCAATGGCGGCCTGCTGTCGCGGGCCGATTTCGCGGCCTACACGGCGCAGTGGGACAAGCCGGTCATCTGCGATTATCGCGGCTACGAGGTCGTCGCACCGCCGCCGCCGAGTTCGGGGGGCGCCACGGTCTGCGAGATATTGGAGACGATCGAGGCCTATCCGCTCGCCCAATGGGGCTATGGCTCGCCCGATGCGACCCATGTCATCGTCGAGGCCGAGCGCCATGCCTTTGCCGATCGCAATGCGGCGCTGGGCGATCCGGCGTTCGTCCACAACCCCGTCGACACGCTGATCTCGCCGTCGCACGTCGCCGCGATCCGGGCCGCGATCCAGCCTGATCGCGCCACCCCCTCGACCGAGGTCAAGGGGAGTGCGGCCGATCCGGAGGGGATGCACACCACGCATTTCTCGGTGGTCGACGCCCAGGGCAATGCGGTGGCCGTCACCTACACGCTCAACTTCTTCTTCGGCGTCGGCCATATCGCCGGCGACACCGGCTTCTTCCTCAACGACGAGATGGACGATTTCACCTCCAAGCCCGGCGTGCCGAACGATTTCGGGCTGGTGCAGGGCAGCGCCAACGCGGTCGCCGGCGGCAAGCGGCCGCTCAGCTCGATGTCGCCGACCATCCTGCTGAAGGACGGCAAGCCGTTCCTCGTCACGGGCAGCCCCGGTGGCTCCACGATCATCACCACCGTTGTCCAGAGCATCGTCAATGTCGTCGATTTCGGGATGAACGTGCAGCAGGCCGTCGATGCGCCGCGCTTCCATCACCAATGGCTGCCGGACCTGATCACGGTCGAGCCCGGCTATCTTTCCCCGGAAAGCCAGGCGCGGCTCGAGCAGATGGGCTATCATTTCCGTACCGGTGCGACCTGGGGTGCCGACGAGGCGATCCTCGTTACGGACCCTCACCGCCCGTTGCAGGGCGCGTCTGATCGTCGCCGTTCGGAGGGCGCGGCCAAGGGCCTGTAG
- a CDS encoding M3 family metallopeptidase, which yields MGSRFLRAAMLLVGTGSLAAQAMAQVPASARANPFATPSTLPFQAPRFDLIKDSDYQPAFETAMAQHLVEVQKIANNPAAPTFDNTIGALEKSGRMLDRVSLAFFGVAQANTNDTLDKVQEAEAPKLSQHGDAVNLNPKLFARVKTLWDKRAALKLTAEQTQVLKIYYDGFVHAGAQLSAADQTKLKALNTQLASLETSYQQKLLAAAKAGGLVVDDKAKLAGLDDGKIAAAANDAKGRGLDGKWLIPLQNTTQQPSLEDMTDRATREALFHSSITRAEKGDANDTRPVIQQLAMLRAQKAQLLGYPSWAAYTLYDQMAKTPQAAEAFMEQLGTATAPEQKREAAELQAQIDKDGDKIQLKPWDWDHYAAQVRQAKYDLDQNQVKPYFELHTVLEQGVFYAANQLYGVTFKRRTDIPVYQPDVMVYTVYDKDGSELGLMYFDYFKRDNKSGGAWMSNFVGQSKLLGTKPVIYNVANFQKPAEGQPALISSDDVTTMFHEFGHALHGLFANQIYPTVSGTNTARDWVEFPSQFNEHWALDPKVLAHYAKNYKTGAPIPQALVDKIKKAANFNQGYALGEVIAAAMLDMDWHSLPASAPKQDVDQFETAALAKTGLDVTDVPPRYRSSYFLHIWSNGYSAGYYAYLWTQMLEHDSYHWFMDHGGLTRENGQRFRDMILSKGHTEDYGPMFKAFYGKDPDVGPMLEEHGLAPVAQ from the coding sequence ATGGGAAGTCGGTTTCTTCGCGCCGCCATGTTGCTGGTCGGCACCGGTTCGCTTGCCGCACAGGCGATGGCACAGGTTCCGGCGTCCGCGCGCGCCAATCCGTTTGCCACGCCGAGCACGCTGCCGTTCCAGGCGCCACGCTTCGATCTGATCAAGGACAGCGATTATCAGCCGGCCTTCGAGACGGCGATGGCCCAGCATCTCGTCGAAGTGCAGAAGATCGCCAACAACCCTGCCGCGCCGACCTTCGACAACACCATCGGGGCGCTGGAGAAATCGGGCCGGATGCTCGATCGCGTCAGCCTCGCCTTCTTCGGCGTGGCGCAGGCCAATACCAACGACACGCTCGACAAGGTGCAGGAAGCCGAAGCGCCGAAGCTCTCGCAGCATGGCGATGCGGTCAACCTGAACCCCAAGCTGTTCGCGCGCGTCAAGACGCTGTGGGACAAGCGGGCGGCACTCAAGCTGACCGCCGAACAGACCCAGGTGCTCAAAATCTATTATGACGGCTTCGTCCATGCCGGCGCCCAGCTGTCGGCGGCCGACCAGACCAAGCTGAAGGCACTCAACACCCAGCTCGCCAGCCTGGAGACGAGCTACCAGCAGAAGCTGCTCGCCGCCGCCAAGGCCGGTGGGTTGGTGGTCGACGACAAGGCCAAGCTGGCCGGTCTCGACGACGGCAAGATCGCGGCGGCGGCCAATGACGCCAAGGGCCGTGGACTGGACGGCAAATGGCTGATCCCGCTCCAGAACACGACGCAGCAGCCGAGCCTCGAGGACATGACCGACCGCGCGACCCGCGAGGCGCTCTTCCACAGCAGCATCACGCGCGCCGAGAAGGGCGATGCCAACGATACCCGCCCGGTGATCCAGCAGCTTGCGATGCTGCGCGCGCAGAAGGCGCAGCTGCTCGGCTATCCGAGCTGGGCGGCCTACACGCTCTATGACCAGATGGCGAAGACGCCGCAGGCCGCCGAGGCGTTCATGGAGCAGCTCGGCACCGCGACGGCGCCCGAGCAGAAGCGGGAAGCCGCCGAGCTGCAGGCGCAGATCGACAAGGACGGCGACAAGATCCAGCTCAAGCCCTGGGACTGGGATCATTATGCCGCGCAGGTCCGCCAGGCCAAATATGATCTCGACCAGAACCAGGTGAAGCCCTATTTCGAGCTGCACACCGTGCTGGAGCAGGGCGTGTTCTACGCCGCCAACCAGCTCTATGGCGTGACCTTCAAGCGCCGCACCGACATTCCGGTCTACCAGCCCGACGTGATGGTCTACACCGTCTACGACAAGGACGGCTCCGAGCTCGGCCTGATGTATTTCGATTACTTCAAGCGCGACAACAAGTCGGGCGGTGCCTGGATGTCGAACTTCGTCGGCCAGTCCAAGCTGCTCGGCACCAAGCCGGTGATCTACAACGTCGCCAATTTCCAGAAGCCGGCCGAGGGCCAGCCCGCGCTGATCAGCTCGGACGACGTGACGACGATGTTCCATGAATTCGGCCATGCCCTGCACGGCCTGTTCGCGAACCAGATCTACCCGACCGTCTCGGGCACCAACACCGCGCGCGACTGGGTGGAATTCCCGTCGCAGTTCAACGAGCATTGGGCGCTCGATCCCAAGGTGCTCGCCCACTACGCCAAGAACTACAAGACCGGCGCGCCGATCCCGCAGGCGCTGGTCGACAAGATCAAGAAGGCGGCCAACTTCAACCAGGGCTATGCGCTGGGCGAAGTGATCGCGGCGGCGATGCTCGACATGGACTGGCATTCGCTGCCGGCCTCGGCGCCCAAGCAGGATGTCGACCAGTTCGAGACGGCGGCGCTCGCCAAGACCGGGCTCGACGTTACCGACGTGCCGCCGCGCTACCGGTCGAGCTACTTCCTCCACATCTGGTCGAACGGCTATTCGGCGGGCTATTACGCCTATCTGTGGACCCAGATGCTGGAGCATGACTCCTATCACTGGTTCATGGATCATGGCGGCCTGACCCGCGAAAACGGACAGCGCTTCCGCGACATGATCCTGAGCAAGGGGCACACCGAGGATTACGGCCCGATGTTCAAGGCCTTCTACGGCAAGGATCCGGATGTCGGGCCGATGCTGGAAGAGCACGGCCTCGCGCCGGTCGCCCAGTAA
- a CDS encoding winged helix-turn-helix transcriptional regulator, producing the protein MMHNPHSAFTSPATPPASDQSVLLVGRVGGIADGLLPSLRAYGYHVERRDLVGNMSQGLAGSMVGTLIIESRTGAAGLLPFIRDVAALPARPAIIIIDTVRDVADCVLALEMGADDYLEWPCPLRELIARIRAIARRRDGSQARPSAIEAGAASFSFSGWHLDRSQRWLTGADGRSASLSAAEFAVLDALASRPGRVVSRETLLQRTAHEGEPDSRNLRAIDIQVSRLRKRLEVGSEEIIRTVRGRGYILIPAVTFG; encoded by the coding sequence ATGATGCATAATCCCCATTCCGCTTTCACCAGCCCCGCGACCCCGCCGGCTTCCGATCAATCCGTGCTGTTGGTCGGGCGGGTCGGCGGGATCGCCGACGGGTTGCTGCCCAGCCTTCGGGCCTATGGCTATCATGTCGAGCGACGGGATCTGGTCGGCAACATGTCGCAAGGTCTGGCTGGAAGCATGGTCGGCACGCTGATCATCGAGTCCCGCACCGGCGCGGCCGGCCTGCTGCCCTTCATCCGCGATGTCGCGGCTCTCCCGGCCCGGCCGGCGATCATCATCATCGATACCGTGCGGGATGTTGCCGATTGCGTCCTCGCGCTGGAAATGGGCGCGGATGATTATCTCGAATGGCCCTGTCCCCTCCGTGAGCTGATCGCGCGTATCCGTGCGATCGCCCGGAGGCGGGATGGGAGCCAGGCTCGTCCGTCCGCGATCGAGGCGGGGGCGGCCAGCTTCTCTTTCTCGGGTTGGCACCTCGATCGTTCGCAGCGATGGCTGACCGGAGCGGACGGGCGCAGCGCAAGCCTGTCCGCGGCGGAGTTTGCGGTGCTCGATGCCTTGGCAAGCCGGCCCGGCCGGGTGGTCAGCCGTGAAACCCTCCTGCAAAGAACGGCGCATGAGGGCGAACCCGATTCCCGCAATCTTCGCGCGATCGACATCCAGGTCAGCCGGCTGAGGAAGCGGCTGGAGGTCGGCAGCGAGGAAATCATCCGTACCGTCCGGGGCCGGGGCTATATATTGATCCCCGCCGTCACATTCGGTTGA
- a CDS encoding TonB-dependent receptor domain-containing protein, whose protein sequence is MITAKDISLSGQSSIENVLNEMPQFIPSSTAASNNPGGGVSTADLRGLGAQRSLVLVNGHRYISYDTNQIVDLNTIPAALVQRVDVVTGGKSAVYGSDAIGGVINFVMKQNFEGLQADAGYRLTGAGDGGTFDSSVVAGHNFADNRANVTVFADYSKRKSIAQSDRKYSDTTLTDDGNGGLTAGGSSSIPAGRFTINGVSNKFTADGGYTPYNSATDAYNYAPANYLQVPLKRLMFGTQVHFDVSDHLKFYGEGQYVRTQVKNQLAPTPYTGTVEIDNDSSFLSSATQQLLQSYDTTGSGYTSAAIYRRLNEVGDRISSDDVHSYRGLFGVKGQIVGNWNYDAYVSYSRTHFVETQYGNVSNSRVLQALHTSYDSSGNLVCSDQSGGCVPLDIFGAGNISAAAAKYISVTTRNVSDITEEVASGAITNDHLFDLGLGGGYAGLAFGVEYRREHGGYDPDAELSSGDVVGFNASEGISGGYNVKEEFLELDVPLIGDKPFIDKLAVNGAYRHSDYSVSAGSVNTFSAGVVYAPIHDISFRGQYSTAVRAPTVADLYAGSAQGYYDASDPCTTAAATSNASLAASCVATGVPTSALGTAYDGGDAQIEGYSGGNSSLKAEKARTLTAGFVIQPREIRRLSLTVDYYRVNISNYITTVGVSNIMAACYGTAANGWTPYASSYCSLISRDKNSYTAVVQNNLVNSGGLHTRGVDFEGNYSIPFAFGLFGTKESNLALRLSGTRLLKFDVNPLTSIPDLVEHCSGRFGTICGNPYAKWRLNGRATWSTGPVDLSVQWRYLSPVHDDDDSTTYSVERIKAYNYFDLTAQIAAGDHFTWTFGVNNVANKQPPLLGDNQEQANTYPSTYDPYGRTFFVNVGVKL, encoded by the coding sequence GTGATCACCGCCAAGGACATCTCCCTGTCCGGCCAGTCCAGCATCGAGAATGTGCTGAACGAGATGCCGCAATTCATCCCCAGCAGCACCGCCGCATCGAACAATCCGGGTGGCGGCGTGTCGACTGCGGACCTGCGCGGGCTCGGTGCCCAGCGTTCGCTCGTCCTGGTCAACGGCCATCGCTACATCTCCTACGACACCAACCAGATCGTCGATCTCAACACGATCCCGGCGGCGCTTGTCCAGCGGGTCGACGTCGTCACCGGCGGCAAGTCGGCGGTCTATGGATCGGACGCGATCGGCGGCGTCATCAACTTCGTGATGAAGCAGAATTTCGAGGGCCTGCAGGCCGATGCCGGCTATCGCCTGACCGGCGCCGGTGACGGCGGCACGTTCGACAGCAGCGTCGTCGCAGGCCATAATTTCGCGGACAATCGCGCCAACGTCACCGTCTTCGCCGATTACAGCAAGCGCAAGTCGATCGCCCAGTCCGATCGCAAATATTCGGACACCACCCTCACCGACGACGGCAATGGCGGCCTGACCGCGGGCGGATCGAGCTCGATCCCGGCCGGCCGCTTCACCATCAACGGCGTGAGCAACAAGTTCACCGCCGATGGCGGCTACACGCCGTACAACAGCGCGACCGATGCCTATAACTACGCGCCCGCCAACTATCTCCAGGTGCCGCTCAAGCGCCTGATGTTCGGCACGCAGGTTCATTTCGACGTCAGCGATCATCTGAAATTCTACGGTGAGGGCCAGTATGTCCGCACCCAGGTGAAGAACCAGCTTGCGCCGACGCCCTACACCGGCACCGTCGAGATCGACAACGACTCGTCCTTCCTGTCGTCGGCGACGCAGCAGCTGCTGCAAAGCTACGACACCACCGGCAGCGGCTACACCTCCGCCGCGATCTACCGCCGCCTGAACGAGGTCGGCGACCGCATCTCGTCGGACGACGTGCATTCCTATCGCGGCCTGTTCGGGGTCAAGGGCCAGATCGTCGGCAACTGGAACTACGACGCCTATGTGAGCTATTCGCGCACCCATTTCGTCGAGACGCAATATGGCAACGTCTCGAACAGCCGCGTCCTCCAGGCGCTGCACACCAGCTATGACTCCAGCGGCAACCTGGTCTGCTCGGATCAGAGCGGCGGCTGCGTGCCGCTCGACATCTTCGGCGCCGGCAACATCAGCGCGGCGGCGGCGAAGTATATCTCGGTGACCACCCGCAACGTGTCGGACATCACCGAGGAGGTCGCCAGCGGCGCGATCACCAACGACCATCTGTTCGATCTCGGCCTCGGCGGCGGCTATGCCGGCCTCGCCTTCGGCGTCGAATATCGCCGGGAGCATGGCGGCTACGATCCCGATGCCGAGCTGTCGTCCGGCGACGTCGTCGGCTTCAACGCCAGCGAGGGCATTTCGGGCGGCTACAACGTCAAGGAGGAATTCCTCGAACTCGACGTGCCGCTGATCGGCGACAAGCCGTTCATCGACAAGCTCGCGGTCAACGGTGCCTATCGCCACTCCGATTATTCGGTGTCGGCGGGTTCGGTGAACACCTTCTCGGCCGGCGTCGTCTATGCGCCGATCCACGACATCAGCTTCCGCGGCCAATATTCGACCGCGGTGCGCGCGCCGACCGTCGCCGATCTCTATGCCGGCAGCGCCCAGGGCTATTATGATGCCAGCGATCCCTGCACCACCGCAGCGGCGACCAGCAATGCCAGCCTGGCGGCGTCCTGCGTCGCCACCGGCGTGCCGACCTCGGCGCTCGGCACCGCCTATGACGGCGGCGATGCCCAGATCGAGGGCTATTCGGGCGGCAACAGCTCGCTGAAGGCCGAGAAGGCGCGGACCCTGACCGCCGGCTTCGTGATCCAGCCGCGCGAAATCCGGCGGCTGTCGCTGACCGTCGACTATTACCGCGTCAACATCTCGAACTACATCACCACGGTCGGCGTCTCGAACATCATGGCGGCGTGCTACGGCACCGCCGCCAATGGCTGGACGCCCTATGCCAGCAGCTATTGCTCGCTGATCAGCCGCGACAAGAACAGCTACACCGCGGTGGTGCAGAACAACCTCGTCAACTCGGGCGGCCTCCACACCCGCGGCGTCGATTTCGAGGGTAATTACTCGATCCCCTTCGCCTTCGGCCTGTTCGGCACCAAGGAGAGCAACCTCGCGCTGCGCCTGAGCGGCACCCGGCTGCTCAAGTTCGACGTCAACCCGCTCACCTCGATCCCCGATCTGGTCGAGCATTGCTCTGGCCGGTTCGGCACGATCTGCGGCAACCCCTATGCCAAGTGGCGACTCAATGGTCGCGCCACCTGGTCGACCGGGCCGGTCGATCTGTCGGTGCAGTGGCGCTATCTGTCGCCGGTGCATGACGACGATGATTCGACCACCTATTCGGTGGAGCGGATCAAGGCGTATAATTATTTCGACCTGACCGCGCAGATCGCCGCGGGCGACCACTTCACCTGGACGTTCGGCGTCAACAACGTCGCCAACAAGCAGCCGCCGCTGCTCGGCGACAACCAGGAGCAGGCGAACACCTATCCGTCCACCTACGACCCCTATGGCCGGACCTTCTTCGTCAATGTCGGCGTGAAGCTCTGA
- a CDS encoding sigma-70 family RNA polymerase sigma factor has translation MPPPDRADSDFEAQRPRLLRLAYRMLGSIAEAEDIVQDAWLRWSRVAGPIDAPSAYLVRIVTRLCLDHMRSARVRRERYVGAWLPDPLVGSTEDEQTDDITLPLMLALERLSPLERTAFLLHDVFGVPLSDVATTLDRDDAAVRQLAVRARRHVQAARPRFAVEAAEAERITQAFFAASRDGDIVALGAMLAEDVVIHSDGGGRVLAFLNPIIGIAKALRLFAGLARKHRDRPVLLSRMSIDGLPGYASIDRGQILQTTALEIRDGRIAGVYIMRNPEKLAHVPAAISSINIERK, from the coding sequence GTGCCGCCGCCTGATCGGGCCGATTCCGATTTCGAGGCGCAGCGGCCCCGGTTGCTGCGCCTCGCCTATCGGATGCTCGGCTCGATCGCCGAAGCCGAGGATATCGTGCAGGATGCGTGGTTGCGCTGGTCTCGCGTGGCGGGGCCGATCGATGCCCCGTCCGCCTATCTGGTGCGGATCGTCACCCGGCTATGCCTCGATCACATGCGATCCGCGCGGGTGCGCCGCGAGCGCTATGTCGGGGCGTGGTTGCCCGATCCGCTGGTCGGCAGCACCGAGGACGAACAGACGGACGACATCACGCTTCCGTTGATGCTGGCGCTCGAACGCCTGTCTCCGCTGGAACGCACCGCCTTCCTGCTCCACGATGTATTCGGCGTCCCGTTGAGCGATGTCGCCACCACGCTCGACCGCGACGACGCCGCGGTTCGCCAGCTGGCGGTGCGCGCGCGCCGGCACGTCCAGGCCGCACGCCCCCGTTTTGCGGTCGAGGCGGCCGAGGCGGAGCGGATCACCCAGGCCTTTTTCGCCGCATCGCGCGATGGCGACATCGTCGCGCTGGGCGCGATGCTCGCCGAGGATGTCGTGATCCATTCGGACGGCGGTGGGCGGGTGCTCGCCTTCCTCAACCCGATCATCGGCATCGCCAAGGCCTTGCGACTTTTCGCGGGGCTGGCGCGCAAGCATCGGGACAGGCCTGTCCTGCTCAGCCGGATGTCGATCGACGGCCTGCCCGGCTATGCGAGCATCGATCGTGGGCAGATCCTGCAGACCACCGCCCTCGAAATCCGGGATGGCCGCATCGCCGGCGTCTATATCATGCGCAATCCCGAAAAACTCGCACACGTTCCCGCTGCAATCTCGTCGATTAATATAGAAAGGAAATGA
- a CDS encoding carboxymuconolactone decarboxylase family protein, with product MTQRLKNYATLAPESIQAMYALEASFASSAIEPHIKELVKLRASQINGCAYCIHMHATDLRKAGESEMRLYMLDAWRESSLYSDRERAALGWTEALTRIAETHAPDADYATLGAMFSEEEQVQLTLMIGAINAWNRLAIGFRAAHPVGRARAAA from the coding sequence ATGACCCAGCGCCTGAAGAATTACGCCACCCTGGCACCCGAGAGCATCCAAGCGATGTACGCGCTGGAGGCGAGCTTCGCCTCCAGCGCCATCGAGCCCCACATCAAGGAACTGGTGAAGCTCAGGGCCTCGCAGATCAACGGCTGCGCCTATTGCATCCACATGCATGCGACTGACCTGCGCAAGGCGGGCGAAAGCGAGATGCGCCTCTATATGCTCGATGCCTGGCGCGAATCCTCGCTCTACAGCGATCGCGAGCGCGCCGCCCTCGGCTGGACGGAGGCACTGACCCGGATCGCCGAAACCCACGCGCCGGATGCCGACTATGCCACGCTCGGCGCCATGTTCAGCGAGGAAGAGCAGGTGCAGCTCACCCTGATGATCGGCGCGATCAACGCCTGGAACCGGCTGGCGATCGGCTTCCGCGCCGCGCATCCGGTCGGTCGCGCCCGTGCCGCCGCCTGA